A region of the Pseudorca crassidens isolate mPseCra1 chromosome 9, mPseCra1.hap1, whole genome shotgun sequence genome:
GTGACCTGCCCCCGGTGCCCCCCAGGCCTGTCCCCGGACCTACAGTCCATGGAGCAGATCCGGCGTATCATGCGGCCTACAGACGTGCCAGACCAGGGCCTGCTGTGTGACCTGCTGTGGTCTGACCCTGACAAGGACGTGCAGGGCTGGGGCGAGAATGACCGTGGTGTCTCCTTTACCTTCGGAGCTGAGGTCGTGGCCAAGTTCCTGCACAAGCACGACCTGGATCTCATCTGCCGGGCACACCAGGTGGGCTGGCAGCTCTGGTCTGGGTGGCAGCGGGGGCCGGGCAGCAGCACCTGCTGAACTAACTGTCCCCACCCTCGTCCAGGTGGTAGAAGATGGCTATGAGTTCTTTGCCAAGCGGCAGCTGGTGACACTCTTCTCAGCTCCTAACTACTGTGGCGAGTTTGACAACGCAGGCGCCATGATGAGCGTGGACGAGACGCTCATGTGCTCCTTCCAggtgggggtggagatggggatGGAAGGGGCGGGAGGGGCCCATGGCTCAGCCCCATGAGCCTGACCAGCTTGCCTCTTTTAGATCCTCAAGCCCGCCGACAAGAACAAGGGGAAATATGGGCAGTTCAGCGGCCTGAACCCTGGAGGCCGGCCCATCACCCCGCCCCGCAACTCCGCCAAAGCCAAGAAATAGCCCCCGTGTGCCCGCCCTCTGCCCCAGACGGTGGATTGTACAGAAATCACGTAGCTGTGAGGGTTCGTGCTGGCCCCCTAGGGCCGCCCATCACAGGGAACACGGAGCCttggtgtatttttcttttttttatgaatcAATAGCAGCGTCCAACCCCCAGGGCTCCTTCCACCTGCACCTGCAGTGGCTGCAGGCAGGATCCTGGGGCTGAGGCTGCAGCTCAGGGCAGAGCAGGGCCAGATTGTGGGTCCCCAGCCTTGCTTGGCCTCAGGGCTGGCAGCCGGATCCTGGGGCGACCCATCTGGTCTCTCGAATAAAGGTCAAAGCTGGATTCTCGCCATGGCGTCTGTCTCCCTTGTCCGAAATGCCGCGCCTGGCGACCTCTTCTGCCTAGGGCCACTTGGGAGGCTTGCTGGGCATGGGGCCCGAGCGAGGGAAACACCAGCCACACGCTCAGGTCACAGGGGCCTTTGGAATTTCCAAGTCAGGGCCAGAGAGTTTTGGAAAAGCAAGCAAAACAGTGTGTGCCGGGCACAGGGGATCCCCGAGGTGTACCCAGGATCTGAGGGAGGGACAGGTCCTGGTTGGCAGAGAAGGTGGATCAGCAGGGGCCAGCAGCCCCACCGAGGTTTTTTTCTTAGGGAGGTGGGCTTAGAGAACGCAGGCCCCCAACCCTGCCGCATGGTTGGATAAAGAGGTGAGGGgcctcccagcaggtggcagcTCGGCACCAAGACTGGGAACAGACATGATCGACTGGGGGCCGAAGGGAGACGACAGGACCCAGGCCAGTCACAGATAGCcgagcagggcctgggggaggcggCAGGACCAGCCAGCTGAGCTCCAGCACAGCCCACCTCTACCACCCACCCTGGAGGAGAGCTGGCCCCGCCCCTGGTTGGCGCTGGGAGATGGGGAGGCTGGGGCTTCCTCTGGTCCAGTCCTCCAAGGACCTCTCAGCTCAGCCTTCCCCCTCACTGTCTTCAGCCAGCACGGGGCTGGGCCCCTGGGGAGAGTGTGCAGGGGCCAGGATGGAGCCAAAGAACAGCGAGCGGAACTGGCGAGAAAACAGAGGAAGCCAAGTGAGCTCTGGAGGCTGCTCCCTCCGCCTCCCATCCCTGCCTCCGTCTCCAGCCAGCCCCTACCTTCTTGGGTGGGGgagtcccaggcactgtgctgggctcgGTGTCATCTTCCTCCTCTGAGTGGGAGCCAGGGCTACAGTGGGGCTGGAAGCCAGGTGAAAGGGAGGTGGAGGGCAGTGTCCGTGAGCTCTCACTGCCCACGGTGGTTTCCATGGCGATCATGTACGAGTCAATGTCATCAAGGGCAAAGTCGTCCAGGTGGGGCGTGCTGTAAGCAGAGACGGCTTAGCaagggcagggagagaagagggggagcagaggcagggccCCACCTTGGAGGGCTCAGCGGGTGGCTGCAAAAGCCCTGTGACCGTTGGTGACCCCGTGGTTTTATTACTTCCTGAtttggtgggaggggagaggatgcCTGGGGTTAAGTGGCTGCTTCCTGGAGGGGGTGGACCTGGAATCCTTTCATCAGAGTTGAGGTAGAGGCCTGAGGGAGACATCTTGGGGGCCGGTTTAgctcagctgggggaggggagcagcaaGTTCTGTAAGCTGGGCCACCTGGGGCCCAAGCCCGTACCTTCCCAGGGGACAGGAACCGGAGCGCACTGGGGCCCAGGGACATGCTGGGCAGAGGGCCAGGCCAAACTTCCTCTGCTTAAACTACACTGGGCCCATCCTCCCCAACCCACCTGCCCTTTCAGCCACCGGCTTCCCGGCAGCCCTTTCCCTCCTTGGCCTGGGAGGAGGCTCGGAGGGGAGGCCTCAGCCAGAGAAGGAAGCCAGCCCGACCCTGGGGACACTTCCCTGGGTGGGGGGAGTCTCTGAGTACAGCTGCCCAGTAAGGTTGAGCTTGCAGGGCTGGGGCCCAacaggaagtggggggaggggaggcgctGACGCTGGAAGCAGCAGGCTCCCCAGGGTGCacagaggtggggaggaggagtgGGTGGGGAGCGCTCTCACCTGTGAGCCTGAAGCTGAGGCGCTGGCTGCTGGAGCTCCGGGGCACGCAGGTCCTGGGGGTGCGGGTCCGGCTCTGAGAGCGTGGCCAGGACAAAGTGGCCGTCTAGCAGAGAGTCCTTGATGGCAAAGATGGCTGGCCTGGCAGGTGACGGGTCCAGGCAAGGTCAAGGCCCTTTGGCTCCTGGCATCCCAGATCCCTCCCCCGCCTGTCCTGAGGCTCGGAGTTACCTGCCAGGGCCATCGAAGTAAATGCTGAGAGACAAGTTCGCTGACTCGGCAAAGCTCAGGAGCCCCTGGGAAGGGAGAGGCAGAGCAGTGAGGCCCCGCACCGGGCAGGGAGGCGCGGTGGACCGGGCAGTGAGCGCGTGGCGGGCAACCTCACCCGGAATTCCTTGAGGCAGAAAGTGATGGCCACCCCTTCCTGGGCCTGCAGCTGCTGGAAATCCTCCCCCCCGATGCTCATCTCGGTCACCATGGCTTTGACGGTGCTGTCTGTGGAGACAGCAACAGGAGGAAACCTGGGCCCTGCCCCATCCCAGCCCatctctgccccctgccccaggccatGTCTGGCTCCCTCACCTGCCTCCTCCTGGTAGCTACGCAGGATGATCCTGTGGCCACGGCCAATCCCCAGCGTCACTTCGGCCAGCGCAGGGGGGAAGGGCAGAACAGCCTCCCCCAGGACCCTGTGAGGAGGGCACAGCATCACCCCAAGACTCAGCCCCACCCAGTGGCTTCGCTCTCAGGATCTGAGGCGGGATGGTGACACACACCAATGTCCAAAGGGAACCAGGCCAGGCCTAGCATGCCCCCAGGGAGGACAGGAGCGGGACATGGTCCCTGCCCCGTCCAAGGCTCCCAGGCTGTCGTGGGAGAAGTCCACTTGCAAGAGACGGAGCGGACAAGAGCAGAGCCCACAGAAGACAGCAGGAAGCACGGGCTGTTTGCGCTGAACCAAACCGGGCAGGCGGCACCTGGCCACCCAGGGGCGGGAGACCATCCCCACACAGTCTGCATAAATGCGGCCCTCAGGGAGAGCCCTCAGATCCTTGTCTAGAAGACACATGCCGATAAACAGTTACAGGTGAAATAACATCTGGAATTTGCCTCAAAACACTTGGGACAGGAACTGGCGTCTACttttatatgaatttaaaattgcccataagaaaaagagaaacaggggcttccccagtggcgcagtggttaagaatccgcctgccaacgcaggggacatgggttcgagccctggtctgggaagatcccacatgccgcagagcaactaaacccgtgcaccacaactactgagcctgagttctagagcccg
Encoded here:
- the RAD9A gene encoding cell cycle checkpoint control protein RAD9A isoform X5; amino-acid sequence: MKCLVTGSNVKVLGKAVHSLSRIGDELYLEPLEDGLSLRTVNSSRSAYACFLFAPLFFQQYQAATPGQDPLRCKILMKSFLSVFRSLAMLEKTVEKCCISLNGRSSRLVVQLYCKYGVRKTHNLSFQDCESLQAVFDPAVCPHVLCAPARVLGEAVLPFPPALAEVTLGIGRGHRIILRSYQEEAGEGARHGLGQGAEMGWDGAGPRFPPVAVSTDSTVKAMVTEMSIGGEDFQQLQAQEGVAITFCLKEFRGLLSFAESANLSLSIYFDGPGRPAIFAIKDSLLDGHFVLATLSEPDPHPQDLRAPELQQPAPQLQAHSTPHLDDFALDDIDSYMIAMETTVGSESSRTLPSTSLSPGFQPHCSPGSHSEEEDDTEPSTVPGTPPPKKFRSLFFGSILAPAHSPQGPSPVLAEDSEGEG
- the RAD9A gene encoding cell cycle checkpoint control protein RAD9A isoform X2; protein product: MKCLVTGSNVKVLGKAVHSLSRIGDELYLEPLEDGLSLRTVNSSRSAYACFLFAPLFFQQYQAATPGQDPLRCKILMKSFLSVFRSLAMLEKTVEKCCISLNGRSSRLVVQLYCKYGVRKTHNLSFQDCESLQAVFDPAVCPHVLCAPARVLGEAVLPFPPALAEVTLGIGRGHRIILRSYQEEADSTVKAMVTEMSIGGEDFQQLQAQEGVAITFCLKEFRGLLSFAESANLSLSIYFDGPGRPAIFAIKDSLLDGHFVLATLSEPDPHPQDLRAPELQQPAPQLQAHSTPHLDDFALDDIDSYMIAMETTVGSESSRTLPSTSLSPGFQPHCSPGSHSEEEDDTEPSTVPGTPPPKKFRSLFFGSILAPAHSPQGPSPVLAEDSEGEG
- the RAD9A gene encoding cell cycle checkpoint control protein RAD9A isoform X3; its protein translation is MLEKTVEKCCISLNGRSSRLVVQLYCKYGVRKTHNLSFQDCESLQAVFDPAVCPHVLCAPARVLGEAVLPFPPALAEVTLGIGRGHRIILRSYQEEAGEGARHGLGQGAEMGWDGAGPRFPPVAVSTDSTVKAMVTEMSIGGEDFQQLQAQEGVAITFCLKEFRGLLSFAESANLSLSIYFDGPGRPAIFAIKDSLLDGHFVLATLSEPDPHPQDLRAPELQQPAPQLQAHSTPHLDDFALDDIDSYMIAMETTVGSESSRTLPSTSLSPGFQPHCSPGSHSEEEDDTEPSTVPGTPPPKKFRSLFFGSILAPAHSPQGPSPVLAEDSEGEG
- the RAD9A gene encoding cell cycle checkpoint control protein RAD9A isoform X1 — its product is MEKIPADWKEREGFSRRWWKWRTLGQVCEQKPARGLGLTLQVIASLSLLFLAQLSLRTVNSSRSAYACFLFAPLFFQQYQAATPGQDPLRCKILMKSFLSVFRSLAMLEKTVEKCCISLNGRSSRLVVQLYCKYGVRKTHNLSFQDCESLQAVFDPAVCPHVLCAPARVLGEAVLPFPPALAEVTLGIGRGHRIILRSYQEEAGEGARHGLGQGAEMGWDGAGPRFPPVAVSTDSTVKAMVTEMSIGGEDFQQLQAQEGVAITFCLKEFRGLLSFAESANLSLSIYFDGPGRPAIFAIKDSLLDGHFVLATLSEPDPHPQDLRAPELQQPAPQLQAHSTPHLDDFALDDIDSYMIAMETTVGSESSRTLPSTSLSPGFQPHCSPGSHSEEEDDTEPSTVPGTPPPKKFRSLFFGSILAPAHSPQGPSPVLAEDSEGEG
- the RAD9A gene encoding cell cycle checkpoint control protein RAD9A isoform X4, with the translated sequence MCFHRLVVPVSLPLAGDAGEDRGEMLHLPEWQEQPPGSSAVLQIRVLGEAVLPFPPALAEVTLGIGRGHRIILRSYQEEAGEGARHGLGQGAEMGWDGAGPRFPPVAVSTDSTVKAMVTEMSIGGEDFQQLQAQEGVAITFCLKEFRGLLSFAESANLSLSIYFDGPGRPAIFAIKDSLLDGHFVLATLSEPDPHPQDLRAPELQQPAPQLQAHSTPHLDDFALDDIDSYMIAMETTVGSESSRTLPSTSLSPGFQPHCSPGSHSEEEDDTEPSTVPGTPPPKKFRSLFFGSILAPAHSPQGPSPVLAEDSEGEG